A single region of the Halobacterium wangiae genome encodes:
- a CDS encoding type B DNA-directed DNA polymerase, with amino-acid sequence MVYKVDHPEPGTAVTWTLTKNGIERETHTYHPTLYVETNSEDLRSEVVSVFDGHPRVHHLEVVTRRPGWRQNPTEVLRVDAVRLDAVDELARTASQLGRPGAIRLYNVDLSREFRYCLETGTNPEPTRTPSVVRLTVPPTSYETGLEEATIGEDTITGTPREVAGEVGARVQAVDPDILQVSSSRVIPLLFDAAQENDYQLGREPGYQQLAGASTYESYGQVGHSPPRHNLPGRVIVDESNTFWLKEANVEGMLDLVRRSWKPLQETAWASIGNILTAIQIRYADNRGVLVPWRSWRHERFKTARTLDTADRGGYTFAPDVGVHEDVHELDFSSLYPNIIREHNLSPETVRCDCHPDRKDVPGLNYAVCPEDGYLPEVLGPIIDDRDDIKRQIRETDDPGEVEALEGASAALKWILVSCFGYQGFANAKFGRIECHEAINAYAREILLDAKQYFERHGWRVVHGIVDSVWVQAMPDREQTPIKEVAREITDETGIRLEHEAEYEWIAFCPRRNDDAGALTRYFGFEADSNPSNSEAYKHRGIEARQHSTPPYIKDVQKSFIQTYSRTRDPEAVCQEVQAEISRLQAQEVEASALAITNRVSKPLAEYSQSTRNVAALERATDVGLEKHAGENVEYVVVDNSKRGRDRVQLLAEDPKTYDGGFYVDELIRAAESVLAPMEYREEDIRAFLDDTRDATLGEYGS; translated from the coding sequence ATGGTCTACAAGGTCGACCACCCTGAGCCTGGGACAGCCGTCACATGGACGCTCACCAAGAATGGGATTGAACGTGAGACCCATACCTACCATCCGACGCTGTACGTGGAGACCAACAGCGAGGACCTCCGGAGTGAGGTCGTGAGCGTCTTCGACGGCCATCCCCGCGTCCACCATCTGGAGGTGGTTACGCGGCGTCCAGGGTGGCGTCAAAACCCCACTGAGGTCCTTCGAGTAGATGCGGTGAGGCTGGACGCCGTCGACGAGCTGGCGCGTACTGCGAGTCAACTCGGACGCCCGGGCGCGATCCGCCTCTACAATGTAGATCTCTCCCGGGAGTTCCGCTACTGCCTCGAAACTGGAACCAACCCAGAACCGACTCGGACACCGTCGGTGGTACGGCTCACGGTTCCGCCGACGAGTTACGAAACCGGCCTCGAGGAAGCGACCATAGGTGAGGACACAATCACTGGCACTCCCCGGGAGGTTGCTGGCGAGGTTGGAGCTCGCGTTCAAGCTGTAGACCCGGATATTCTGCAAGTATCGAGTAGTCGCGTGATTCCACTGCTCTTCGATGCCGCCCAAGAGAACGACTACCAGTTAGGCCGGGAGCCGGGTTACCAGCAACTCGCTGGGGCGTCGACGTACGAGTCCTACGGCCAGGTCGGGCACTCTCCTCCGAGGCATAATCTCCCGGGACGCGTCATTGTCGACGAGAGCAATACGTTCTGGCTGAAGGAAGCGAACGTCGAGGGGATGCTCGACCTGGTTCGTCGGAGTTGGAAGCCACTCCAGGAGACTGCGTGGGCATCCATCGGGAACATCTTGACGGCCATCCAGATCCGGTACGCCGACAACCGGGGTGTACTGGTGCCGTGGCGCTCCTGGAGGCACGAACGCTTCAAGACCGCGCGAACACTCGACACTGCTGACCGTGGTGGCTACACGTTTGCGCCCGACGTCGGCGTCCACGAGGACGTACACGAGCTCGATTTTAGCTCTCTGTATCCGAATATCATTCGCGAGCACAACCTCAGTCCGGAGACCGTTCGCTGCGACTGTCACCCCGACCGCAAAGACGTCCCTGGCCTGAACTACGCAGTCTGCCCTGAGGATGGGTATCTCCCGGAGGTCCTGGGCCCGATTATCGATGACCGCGATGACATCAAGCGCCAAATCCGTGAGACCGACGACCCTGGGGAGGTCGAGGCTCTGGAGGGGGCTTCTGCGGCGTTGAAGTGGATTCTCGTCTCCTGTTTCGGCTACCAGGGGTTCGCGAACGCCAAGTTCGGGCGCATCGAGTGCCACGAAGCTATCAACGCGTACGCCCGTGAGATCCTCCTTGACGCGAAGCAGTACTTCGAACGACACGGCTGGCGCGTCGTCCACGGCATCGTCGACTCCGTCTGGGTCCAAGCGATGCCTGACCGCGAGCAAACCCCGATCAAGGAGGTCGCCAGGGAGATCACCGACGAGACGGGGATTCGTCTCGAGCATGAGGCTGAGTATGAGTGGATTGCGTTCTGCCCCAGGCGGAACGATGACGCGGGCGCCCTCACGCGGTATTTCGGCTTCGAAGCCGACAGCAATCCCAGTAACTCAGAGGCGTACAAGCACAGGGGCATCGAGGCCCGCCAGCACTCCACGCCCCCGTACATCAAGGACGTCCAGAAGTCGTTCATTCAGACGTACTCACGGACGCGGGACCCGGAGGCTGTATGTCAAGAGGTTCAAGCCGAGATTTCTCGACTACAGGCTCAGGAGGTCGAGGCGTCTGCGTTGGCGATTACGAACCGGGTGTCGAAGCCCCTCGCGGAGTACTCTCAATCAACGCGGAACGTCGCTGCCCTCGAGCGCGCCACAGATGTCGGCCTTGAGAAGCACGCTGGGGAGAACGTCGAGTACGTCGTCGTCGACAATTCTAAGCGGGGTCGCGACCGCGTGCAACTCCTCGCAGAGGACCCTAAGACGTACGATGGTGGGTTCTACGTCGACGAACTCATTCGGGCTGCAGAGTCAGTGTTGGCGCCAATGGAGTACCGCGAGGAAGATATCCGAGCGTTCCTTGACGACACCCGTGACGCTACACTCGGCGAGTACGGCTCGTAA
- a CDS encoding lamin tail domain-containing protein: MIRKRSFGVLAVVLLVMLAGCTGVLSDQTTPQNTPGITSEPTTTELTGTSTSPTGPDGELSIHFINVGQGSSTLIIGPSNETMLIDSGDWSDDGEDVLKYLQERNIERIDYLVSTHADADHIGGHEAVINYFETQGEGVGAVYDSGIASSSQTYQGYLDTIEEHDVTLYETRAGDTIPFEGVDTRVLAPPEGYLADGDRNENSIVLRLGYGQSSFLLPGDGETACEEYLVEEYGSGLNVTAMSAGHHGSQSSSSSEFLDATTPRVAVISSAYDSQYGHPHESVLERFHEQSIRAYWTATHGNIRIRSTGSTITVATQRQAPTSPLEIRDSDPVEPGLEDELVVRTTIQVSGSVTEETTTTSGTKTTEETLDQDGELSIAGFHADAEGDDAENLNDEYVVFENTGSESLELGGWTVSDSADHTYTFPSGFTLDPGAQVTLHTGSGTDSTSDLYWGAGSAIWNNAGDTIIVESDEGSLVLEEDYE, encoded by the coding sequence ATGATTCGGAAACGCTCCTTCGGCGTCCTTGCTGTGGTTCTTCTCGTCATGCTCGCTGGGTGCACAGGCGTACTCAGTGACCAAACAACACCACAGAACACACCCGGCATAACGTCTGAACCCACTACGACAGAACTGACGGGGACATCAACATCACCAACTGGACCCGATGGGGAGCTTTCGATTCACTTTATCAACGTCGGGCAAGGATCGAGCACCCTCATCATTGGGCCGAGTAATGAGACGATGCTCATCGACTCCGGGGACTGGTCCGATGACGGCGAAGACGTCCTCAAGTACCTCCAAGAACGCAATATCGAGCGCATTGATTATCTCGTCAGTACGCATGCTGATGCTGATCACATCGGGGGCCATGAAGCCGTTATCAACTACTTCGAAACTCAGGGTGAGGGAGTTGGTGCGGTGTATGATTCGGGGATTGCATCGAGTTCCCAGACCTACCAGGGGTACCTCGACACCATTGAGGAGCACGATGTGACGCTCTATGAGACGCGGGCCGGCGACACCATCCCCTTCGAGGGTGTCGATACTCGCGTGCTCGCACCACCAGAGGGGTATCTCGCGGATGGCGACCGAAACGAGAACAGTATCGTTCTTAGACTCGGCTACGGGCAATCGAGCTTTCTACTTCCTGGTGATGGTGAGACCGCGTGCGAAGAATATCTTGTTGAGGAGTATGGTTCGGGGCTGAACGTGACCGCGATGAGTGCCGGCCATCACGGCAGTCAGTCGAGTTCCAGTAGTGAATTCCTCGATGCAACAACACCCCGGGTCGCCGTTATCTCCAGTGCCTACGACTCCCAGTACGGCCACCCACACGAATCCGTTCTCGAACGATTCCATGAACAATCAATCCGGGCCTATTGGACGGCTACACACGGGAATATTCGAATACGGAGTACAGGCTCCACAATAACGGTTGCAACGCAGCGCCAAGCGCCAACCAGTCCCCTCGAAATCCGTGACAGCGACCCAGTCGAACCCGGCCTCGAGGATGAGCTGGTCGTCCGAACTACCATCCAAGTCAGTGGTTCAGTGACAGAGGAGACGACCACAACATCGGGAACGAAGACGACGGAGGAGACACTAGATCAGGATGGGGAGCTGTCTATTGCTGGGTTTCACGCGGACGCAGAGGGGGATGATGCTGAGAATCTGAATGATGAGTACGTCGTTTTCGAGAACACTGGGAGCGAATCACTCGAGTTGGGGGGTTGGACGGTCAGTGATTCCGCGGACCACACCTACACATTCCCATCCGGATTCACACTCGATCCTGGTGCCCAGGTAACTCTGCATACAGGTAGTGGAACAGACTCGACGAGCGACCTGTACTGGGGTGCTGGAAGTGCTATCTGGAACAACGCCGGCGACACCATTATCGTAGAGAGTGATGAGGGTAGTCTCGTGCTCGAGGAGGATTACGAGTGA
- a CDS encoding DUF3006 domain-containing protein gives MDRFEDNHAVVLLDGDVETVGEIILEKDQLPEDAQHVDAVLHIELKNEDLLNIEYGEEETRVRREHAQKRFDDLAKRPPSRD, from the coding sequence GTGGACCGATTCGAGGACAACCACGCAGTAGTCCTGCTCGACGGCGATGTAGAGACGGTCGGCGAAATCATCCTCGAGAAAGACCAGTTGCCTGAGGACGCCCAGCACGTCGACGCCGTCCTCCATATCGAACTCAAGAACGAGGACCTACTCAATATCGAGTACGGAGAAGAGGAGACAAGGGTCCGTCGAGAGCACGCTCAGAAGCGATTTGATGACCTGGCTAAACGCCCGCCGTCCAGAGATTGA
- a CDS encoding GIY-YIG nuclease family protein, which translates to MTWLNARRPEIEKMNRTRYFSDDWLGIEWSDWVNLDPSAGYISELPTGEGLYRVRHLDRDGLTYIGETGRSVRGRVRSLARGTYNDEMPYRDPHTAAPCMWAIRDQDGPALEVSVAVPDEATGKQQRKAIEDALIALYRRGAGESPTANFGRIIPGYRQSSYRSDGLTGGPLPEGETEANAAPGVGPLPWTDADSPTTEDWMGVDWTSPCPLTEADSSIPDSDGLYRIWHRGEEAPLEYVGQSSNLRSRLYRHRRNRGESLLFSYSTLLEHDALHMREEVETDLLGAHWLACRESPRDQY; encoded by the coding sequence ATGACCTGGCTAAACGCCCGCCGTCCAGAGATTGAGAAGATGAACCGGACTAGGTACTTCTCTGACGACTGGCTCGGAATCGAGTGGAGTGATTGGGTGAACCTCGATCCTTCTGCCGGCTATATCTCTGAACTTCCAACCGGTGAGGGGCTCTACCGCGTTCGTCACCTCGACCGGGACGGGCTCACCTACATTGGGGAGACAGGGCGAAGCGTTCGCGGCCGCGTTCGCTCACTCGCTCGCGGGACCTACAACGATGAGATGCCTTACCGGGACCCACACACTGCTGCTCCGTGCATGTGGGCCATCCGTGACCAGGACGGTCCAGCACTCGAGGTCTCTGTTGCCGTCCCGGACGAGGCGACAGGCAAGCAGCAGCGGAAGGCGATAGAGGACGCGCTCATCGCTCTTTACCGGCGAGGGGCGGGCGAGAGCCCCACCGCCAACTTCGGGCGCATCATTCCAGGCTACCGCCAGTCGAGCTACCGAAGTGACGGTCTGACTGGCGGCCCCCTGCCGGAGGGCGAGACGGAAGCGAACGCGGCCCCGGGTGTCGGTCCGCTTCCCTGGACCGATGCGGACTCCCCAACCACGGAGGACTGGATGGGAGTGGATTGGACATCGCCGTGTCCACTGACCGAAGCCGATAGCTCGATTCCCGATAGCGACGGCCTCTATCGGATCTGGCACCGGGGAGAGGAGGCGCCACTCGAGTACGTCGGGCAAAGTTCAAACCTCCGCTCCCGGCTGTACCGTCACCGCCGAAACCGTGGTGAGAGCCTGCTATTCTCCTACTCAACTCTCCTCGAGCACGACGCGCTCCACATGCGTGAGGAGGTCGAGACGGACCTCCTCGGCGCCCACTGGCTAGCCTGTCGGGAGTCCCCGAGAGACCAGTATTGA
- a CDS encoding GIY-YIG nuclease family protein: MWTSQYRERVAIHSGNPSPSWAGEVDGANRILYVGVTVNLLKRLDEHLNNSGSGPADFTKVFPPIRILNVNWYPSYQIACQAERITADLLAEEFPEDFVAQPG, encoded by the coding sequence ATGTGGACGTCGCAGTACAGGGAGAGGGTAGCCATCCATTCTGGGAACCCAAGCCCAAGCTGGGCTGGAGAGGTTGATGGCGCAAACCGCATTTTGTACGTTGGAGTTACCGTGAATCTGCTCAAGAGACTCGATGAGCACCTCAATAATAGTGGTAGTGGCCCAGCAGACTTCACTAAGGTTTTCCCACCGATAAGGATCCTCAACGTGAACTGGTATCCATCCTACCAAATCGCGTGTCAGGCAGAACGGATCACAGCTGACCTCTTAGCGGAGGAGTTTCCTGAAGACTTTGTTGCCCAGCCTGGGTAA